The following coding sequences are from one Roseburia hominis A2-183 window:
- a CDS encoding deoxyribonuclease IV, giving the protein MYIGNHLSASKGYAAMGRMAVKLGANTFAFFTRNPRGGAAKAIDPADVEKLLELMREQQFGKLVAHAPYTMNLCAAKEDIRKFSKEMIADDLRRMEYTPGNYYNFHPGSHVGQGADAGIEWIAEALNEVLTPEQTTTVLLETMAGKGSEVGRSFEELRAIIDRVELSDKLGICLDTCHVWDAGYDIAGDLDGVLEEFDHVIGLNRLCAVHFNDSMNDRGSHKDRHACIGEGKIGLDAMRRVATHPLLSDKPFILETPNDDEGYRREIALFREWRE; this is encoded by the coding sequence ATGTATATCGGAAATCATCTCTCGGCGTCAAAGGGCTATGCGGCGATGGGGCGGATGGCAGTGAAGCTGGGAGCAAATACATTTGCATTTTTTACAAGAAATCCGAGAGGCGGTGCGGCAAAAGCGATTGATCCGGCGGATGTGGAAAAGCTGCTGGAACTGATGCGGGAGCAGCAATTTGGAAAACTGGTGGCGCATGCACCTTACACGATGAATCTGTGCGCGGCGAAGGAGGATATCCGCAAGTTTTCTAAGGAGATGATCGCGGACGATCTGCGCCGGATGGAGTACACGCCGGGGAATTACTACAATTTTCACCCGGGTTCCCATGTCGGACAGGGGGCGGATGCCGGAATCGAATGGATTGCGGAGGCACTTAACGAGGTGCTCACGCCGGAGCAGACGACGACGGTTCTGCTCGAGACGATGGCGGGAAAAGGCAGTGAGGTGGGCAGAAGCTTTGAGGAACTGCGCGCGATTATTGACCGTGTAGAGCTGTCCGATAAGCTTGGCATCTGTCTGGATACCTGTCATGTCTGGGATGCTGGATATGATATTGCGGGAGATCTGGATGGTGTCCTGGAGGAATTTGACCATGTGATCGGTCTGAACCGCCTGTGCGCGGTACATTTTAACGACAGCATGAACGACCGCGGTTCGCACAAAGACCGCCATGCCTGCATCGGCGAGGGAAAGATCGGGCTGGATGCGATGCGGCGTGTGGCGACGCATCCGCTGCTTTCG
- the tnpA gene encoding IS200/IS605 family transposase: MDNKSISHTRWKCQYHIVFIPKYRKKVLYGKVREDVREILNTLCKYKNVEIIAGAVCADHVHLSVAIPPKLSVSDFMGYLKGKSTLMLYDRHPELQSKWDKAFWARGYYVETIGNITDEAVQKYIKEQAEESRKEDSRSTAL; encoded by the coding sequence GTGGACAATAAAAGCATATCACACACTAGATGGAAATGCCAATATCACATCGTTTTCATTCCAAAATATCGGAAAAAGGTATTGTATGGGAAGGTAAGGGAGGATGTACGTGAAATCTTAAATACACTATGCAAATATAAAAATGTAGAAATAATTGCAGGAGCAGTTTGTGCAGATCACGTGCATTTAAGTGTCGCAATACCACCGAAATTAAGTGTCTCAGATTTTATGGGATATTTAAAGGGTAAAAGCACCCTAATGCTATACGATCGTCACCCAGAGTTGCAGAGTAAGTGGGATAAAGCATTTTGGGCAAGAGGATATTATGTGGAAACAATCGGTAATATCACAGACGAGGCAGTACAGAAGTATATAAAAGAACAAGCAGAAGAATCAAGAAAAGAAGATTCAAGAAGTACCGCTTTATAG